The following proteins come from a genomic window of Erpetoichthys calabaricus chromosome 18, fErpCal1.3, whole genome shotgun sequence:
- the LOC114669081 gene encoding hydroxycarboxylic acid receptor 2-like, translating to MENGSCCVFPEAVLDTVLPPVLIAEFVLGLLGNSVGLWMFFFHMKTWKPNSIYLLNLAMADTVVMFCLPFRTDYYMRGKNWVYGDIPCRILLFMLAANRAAGIFFLTAVAVDRYLKIVHPLNKINKISLKQAVLASCGLWLLIVAMTAYLLGEPHFFIQNNKTQCESFNICPGTNPTATWHNAFYVIQFLVPVCIISYSTIRITWQLRSKTIDKHGKIKRAVQFVMAVAIVFAICFFPSSMSRISVWILKAQYSECSYFRQANLAFYTSVCFTYFNSVLNPVVYYFSSPSFSGLFKNLFNKITGKEAEMSDEQVNTCSTMPT from the coding sequence ATGGAAAACGGTTCGTGCTGCGTGTTTCCAGAAGCAGTACTGGACACTGTCTTGCCACCTGTGCTAATTGCAGAGTTTGTTTTAGGGCTACTGGGTAATAGTGTGGGTTTATGGATGTTTTTCTTTCACATGAAAACCTGGAAACCAAACAGCATTTACCTCCTAAACCTTGCAATGGCAGACACAGTGGTaatgttctgtcttcctttccgTACTGATTACTACATGAGAGGGAAAAACTGGGTGTATGGTGACATACCTTGTCGGATTTTGCTCTTCATGCTAGCAGCAAACAGAGCTGCTGGTATTTTCTTCCTTACAGCTGTTGCAGTGGATCGCTACTTAAAAATTGTGCACCCACTAAATAAAATCAACAAGATAAGCCTTAAGCAAGCCGTGCTTGCTTCCTGCGGCTTGTGGCTGCTCATCGTGGCAATGACTGCTTACCTACTCGGAGAGCCCCACTTTTTcatccaaaacaacaagacacagtGTGAAAGTTTCAACATCTGTCCAGGCACCAACCCTACAGCAACATGGCACAATGCTTTTTACGTAATTCAGTTTCTTGTACCTGTGTGCATCATAAGCTACAGTACCATCCGTATTACATGGCAGCTGAGAAGcaaaacaatagacaaacatggCAAAATAAAGAGAGCTGTACAGTTTGTTATGGCAGTTGCTATTGtgtttgccatttgtttctttccAAGCAGTATGTCAAGAATCTCTGTGTGGATCCTGAAAGCTCAGTACTCTGAATGCAGTTACTTTCGACAAGCCAATTTGGCTTTCTACACCTCAGTATGCTTCACTTATTTTAACAGTGTACTCAACCCTGTTGTGTATTACTTCTCAAGTCCTTCATTTAGCggattatttaaaaatctatttaacaaaataacaggCAAAGAAGCTGAAATGAGTGATGAACAAGTAAACACTTGCTCCACGATGCCAACATAA